A single window of Candidatus Obscuribacter sp. DNA harbors:
- a CDS encoding nucleoside monophosphate kinase, translating to MKPRSNAQTSHSGNSFIRETVFWLKRNLVWRILPSTRPRYIALLGGPGAGKGTVASQLSPALSLSHVSTGALIRREIANKSDFGRKVQELVEKGHLIPDEMALTLLASALKAPENSRGVILDGFPRSLKQAQMLDELLANWGLSLEKAVWLELSEADLIERLSLRRTCSNNACGRSYHLKFEPPKSAAGHCDACNSPLYQRKDDAPESVLERLRTYKEESKPLRVYYQGTKGGVLVFINPTNAMTKEQVLEQVINAVSGKE from the coding sequence ATGAAACCCCGGTCAAATGCTCAAACGAGCCATTCTGGTAACAGTTTCATTCGTGAGACTGTCTTCTGGCTGAAGCGTAATTTGGTGTGGCGGATTTTGCCCTCGACTCGTCCTCGCTATATCGCCTTACTAGGTGGTCCTGGCGCAGGCAAGGGTACGGTGGCAAGTCAGCTCTCGCCCGCGCTCAGCCTCTCTCATGTCAGCACTGGTGCCCTGATACGGCGCGAGATTGCTAACAAGTCTGACTTCGGTCGTAAGGTGCAAGAGCTTGTCGAAAAAGGTCATCTCATCCCCGATGAAATGGCCCTGACTTTGCTCGCTTCTGCCCTTAAGGCTCCGGAAAACAGTCGTGGTGTGATTCTCGATGGTTTTCCGCGCTCGCTCAAACAAGCTCAGATGCTCGACGAGCTGCTCGCTAACTGGGGTCTATCTCTGGAAAAGGCGGTCTGGCTTGAGCTCAGTGAGGCTGATTTGATCGAACGACTGTCGTTGCGGCGCACTTGCAGCAACAACGCCTGTGGTCGTTCGTATCATCTCAAGTTTGAGCCGCCCAAGTCCGCTGCTGGTCATTGCGATGCTTGCAACAGCCCGCTTTACCAGCGCAAAGACGACGCTCCAGAATCTGTTCTGGAGCGGCTGCGTACCTACAAGGAGGAGTCCAAACCTCTGCGTGTGTATTACCAGGGCACCAAGGGTGGTGTGCTGGTGTTCATCAACCCGACCAATGCCATGACCAAAGAACAGGTTCTGGAACAGGTCATCAATGCCGTTTCCGGCAAGGAGTAA
- a CDS encoding Clp protease ClpP, producing the protein MSTSKKNGGKTAASAKATTDKSTVTPAATTEATAPVKSTRLQLLDEQLKELQIEEARLRVEKARADKDTSALDARTKLDLTRTQLRTAEFDLAKKERDLARERASADENLTYTFYDGVTDESIKPSLAKLGEWNRRFPGKPITVIVNSPGGSVLAGLALYDYLQKLRGDGHHVTIICVGMAASMGGILLQAGDKRLIGANARVLIHAVSGGTTGTVHAMEDRVGFSRSLWESLKNILAARSVLSAEEIEERAHRKDWWLSAQEAIDLGFADDMLSAPPFAGAKPAGKKDAVKATAKPAGKKSGEKTGRKSRSSKNK; encoded by the coding sequence ATGAGTACCTCCAAAAAGAATGGTGGTAAGACTGCGGCGTCTGCCAAGGCTACCACCGACAAGTCCACCGTCACTCCCGCAGCGACCACCGAAGCCACCGCTCCGGTGAAGTCGACTCGCTTGCAGCTCCTCGACGAACAGCTCAAGGAACTGCAGATCGAGGAAGCTCGTCTGCGTGTCGAAAAAGCCCGTGCAGACAAGGATACGTCTGCTCTGGATGCCCGTACCAAGCTGGATTTGACGCGTACGCAGCTGCGTACCGCCGAATTCGACCTGGCCAAGAAGGAGCGTGATCTGGCTCGCGAACGTGCTTCGGCCGACGAGAACCTGACCTACACCTTCTACGACGGCGTCACCGACGAAAGCATCAAGCCCTCGCTGGCCAAGCTGGGTGAGTGGAATCGTCGCTTCCCGGGCAAGCCCATCACTGTCATCGTCAACTCGCCGGGCGGCTCTGTCCTGGCTGGCCTGGCGCTCTACGACTACCTGCAGAAGCTGCGTGGCGATGGTCATCATGTCACCATCATCTGTGTGGGCATGGCTGCTTCGATGGGCGGCATCCTGCTGCAGGCTGGCGACAAGCGTCTCATTGGCGCCAACGCCCGCGTGCTCATCCATGCTGTTTCGGGTGGTACCACCGGTACTGTCCATGCCATGGAAGACCGTGTCGGCTTCTCCCGCAGCCTCTGGGAGAGCCTGAAGAACATCCTCGCAGCCCGGTCGGTTTTGTCGGCCGAGGAAATCGAGGAGCGAGCCCACCGCAAGGACTGGTGGCTCTCGGCGCAGGAAGCCATTGACCTCGGCTTTGCCGACGATATGCTCTCTGCTCCGCCGTTTGCTGGTGCCAAGCCCGCTGGCAAAAAGGACGCCGTCAAGGCGACCGCCAAGCCTGCTGGCAAGAAGTCCGGCGAGAAGACCGGTCGCAAGTCGCGCTCCAGCAAGAACAAGTAA